One stretch of Pelmatolapia mariae isolate MD_Pm_ZW linkage group LG3_W, Pm_UMD_F_2, whole genome shotgun sequence DNA includes these proteins:
- the LOC134624577 gene encoding tripartite motif-containing protein 16-like, translated as MAQKGVQLDRETFSCSICLDLLKDPVTTACGHSYCMNCIKSFWDEEDRKGIHSCPQCRKTFTPRPVLEKNIMLAALVEQLKKTGLQAAPADHCYAGPEDVACDVCTGRKLKAIKSCLSCPASYCKKHLQPHYDAAPLKKHKLVAPSKKLQENICSRHDEVMKIFCRTDQQSICYLCLMDEHKGHETVPAAAERTEKQKELEVRRLNIQQRIQEREKDVKLLQQEVEAINGSADKAVEDSEKMFTELIRLIQKRSSDVKQQVRSQQETEVSRVKELQEKLEQEIAELKRKDGELEQLSHTEDHNQFLHNYPSLSALSESTDSSSINIHPLSYFEDVTAAVSKTRDKLQDILREEWTNISLTVTEEDVLLSPPEPKTRAGFLKYSHEITLDPNTAHKRLLLSEGNRKLTSMKQLQSYSDHPDRFTYYSQVLSRESLSGRCYWEVEWKRGVCIAVTYKNMSRAGQGGYNDQSWALRCDTNSFQFLYNKVQTVLSGPRSSRVGVYLDHRAGILSFYSVSETMTLLHRVQTTFTQPLYAGLCLVIYGDTAELIKVK; from the coding sequence ATGGCACAGAAAGGAGTTCAGCTGGACCGAGAAACCTTCTCTTGTTCcatctgtttggatctactgaaggatccggtgactacagcctgtggacacagctactgcatgaactgtattaaaagtttctgggatgaagaggacaggaagggaatccacagctgccctcagtgcaggAAGACTTTCACACCGAGGCCTGTCCTGGAGAAAAACATCATGTTAGCAGCTTtagtggagcagctgaagaagactggactccaagctgctccagctgatcactgctatgctggacctgaagatgtggcctgtgatgtctgcactgggaGGAAGCTGAAAGCCATCAAGTCCTGTTTATCTTGTCCAGCCTCTTACTGTAAGAAACACCTCCAACCTCACTATGATGCAGctccattaaagaaacacaagctggtggccccctccaagaagctccaggagaacatctgctctcgtcatgatgaggtaatgaagattttctgtcgtactgatcagcagagtatctgttatctctgcttgatggatgaacataaaggccatgaaacagtcccagctgcagcagaaaggactgagaagcagaaggagctcgaggtgagacgactaaacatccagcagagaatccaggagcgagagaaagatgtgaagctgcttcaacaggaggtggaggccatcaatggctctgctgataaagcagtggaggacagtgagaagatgttcactgagctgatccgtctcatccagaaaagaagctctgatgtgaagcagcaggtcagatcccagcaggaaactgaagtgagtcgagtcaaagagcttcaggagaagctggagcaggagatcgctgagctgaagaggaaagacggcgagctggagcagctctcacacacagaggatcacaaccagtttctacacaactacccctcactgtcagcactcagtgagtctacagactcatccagcatcaatattcatcctctgagctactttgaggatgtgacagcagctgtgtcaaagaccagagataaactacaggacattctgagagaggaatggacaaacatctcactgacagtcactgaagaggatgttttactgtcaccaccagagccaaagaccagagctggattcttaaaatattcacatgaaatcacactggatccaaacacagcacacaaacGTCTGTTATTATCTGAGGGGAACAGAAAATTAACATCTATGAAACAACTACAGTCTtattctgatcatccagacagattcactTACTATTCTCAggtcctgagtagagagagtctgagtggacgttgttactgggaggtggagtggaaACGAGGAGTTTGTATAGCAGTCACATACAAGAATATGAGCAGAGCAGGGCAGGGAGGATACAATGACCAATCTTGGGCATTACGTTGTGACACAAACAGTTTTCAATTTTTGTACAATAAAGTCCAAACTGTCCTCTCAGGTCCTCGgtcctccagagtaggagtgtacctggatcacagagcaggtattctgtctttctacagcgtctctgaaaccatgactctcctccacagagtccagaccacattcactcagccgctctatgctggacttTGTCTTGTAATTTATGGAGACACTGCAGAGTTGATTAAAGTCAAATAG